A genomic segment from Neodiprion lecontei isolate iyNeoLeco1 chromosome 1, iyNeoLeco1.1, whole genome shotgun sequence encodes:
- the LOC107224858 gene encoding neuroglian isoform X2, translating to MGHLVLCSIAPLALTILQVSALITIPDGTTVQTPPKMIKQPPTDEQLFQVAEAKTNENDRPFVIECEAAGEPEPRYRWEKNGKRFEWQAYDNRISQQNGRGTLVITSPRDEDLGQYQCIAENEWGTAISNSVFVRKAELNSFKDEPPRTENANEGDPFKLTCQPPDGWPKPKVDWLIQYTSSGIKSINNSRMTLDPEGNLWFSNVTRNDASDDFYYTCAATSVFKKEYKLGDRILLNVLSSGASSSNNKHEPVKQYVSRKNEVALLGKRIEMYCIYGGTPLPQTVWNKDGRVLQASDRITQGNYGKSLIIKHVSFADGGTYTCDVSNGVGDAKSYSINLKVEAIPYFTHEPEIENKAEGETAIFRCEASGVPQPQIKWIHNGKPIEEAPPNPRRKVTDNMVIIEKLVKKDTGNYGCNATNSLGYVYKDVYVNVLAIPPQITQPPSNEATVDGKTIRITCRVFGAPKPEVKWVRNGIELTGGRYITLESGDLEIDNVNFLDAGSYTCYASNKFGHDNASGNLVVKEHTTITDEPEDYEVAAGSTATFRCNAVTDSSLSLTIDWLSNGEQIDFDMEPRFIRSTDYSLTITKTTELDSGTYTCVARTELDETKAQATLIVQDVPNAPRLEGVQCRKEEANVHWVPMGDNRAPILRYTIQSNTSFTPDTWEAAKDDVPATEQTYIVPMTPWANYTFRVLAWNKIGVSSPSSRSEVCTTQPDVPYKNPDNVEGRGTDPQNIVITWTVMAQIEHNAPKFMYRVFYKRDITGEEWTTEDVLDWKVHRLQVDNQPTYQRYKIKVVAINEEGECRQQPTEVIGYSGEDVPQQAPGNFTLLEVIGSTSASLSWNPVPEESIRGEFKGYKIQTWTDKDGEEGMREIHVKNDTTHTQFSKFVPYSKNYVRILAYNGRYNGPSSEILNFDTPEGLPGTVQSLDGFPLGSSALYLVWKKPERPNGILIGYKIYYHIVQGTNVGPLLERKPHVTNPEMTRVKLAGLEPSTKYRIHIRAITKAGEGEDYYIERTTGSALRSPPEKPDFTWDRIPTDNGLATIRVIWLPSRDGNPGSHFYVKYKLRGETIEARTPDEINSDSTEIRGLLRGEIYVMSVVAMDGDFWAESLPQEVDTSGEDPYIQPKENVATAGWFIGMMLAIAFLLLVLIIVCVIKRNRGGKYAVHERELAAGRGDYPEEGGGFHEYSQPLDTKSAGGRASLASSSHQDGKHPESDTDSMAEYGEGDTEGMNEDGSFIGQYGRQKKQEPNAQAFATLV from the exons ATGGGGCATCTCGTACTGTGCTCAATAGCGCCCCTGGCATTGACTATTCTACAGGTGTCTGCGCTGA TCACAATACCGGATGGTACAACAG taCAAACACCGCCGAAAATGATCAAACAGCCACCAACAGATGAACAGCTCTTTCAAGTCGCAGAAGCAAAGACCAATGAAAACGACAGACCGTTTGTTATAGAATGCGAAGCTGCAGGAGAACCCGAACCTAG GTATCGTTGGGAGAAAAACGGCAAGCGTTTTGAATGGCAAGCATACGACAACCGAATTTCACAGCAGAATGGTAGAGGAACTTTGGTGATAACATCTCCACGAGATGAGGACTTGGGCCAGTACCAATGTATAGCAGAGAACGAATGGGGAACAGCGATTTCCAATTCCGTATTTGTGCGGAAAGCAGAGCTAAACTCATTCAAGGACGAACCGCCAAGGACAGAAAATGCGAACGAGGGAGATCCCTTTAAATTGACTTGCCAACCTCCAGATGGGTGGCCAAAACCAAAAGTTGACTGGCTTATACAGTATACGAGCAGTGGCATAAAGTCTATCAACAACTCCAGAATGACTCTGGACCCTGAGGGAAATCTATGGTTCAGTAATGTGACTAGAAATGATGCTTCagatgatttttattatacttgtGCAGCAACTTCTGTCTTTAAGAAAGAATACAAGCTGGGTGACCGTATTTTACTTAACGTTTTGTCAAGCGGGGCGTCATCGAGCAACAACAAACATGAACCTGTGAAGCAATATGTGTCACGAAAGAACGAAGTTGCTTTGCTAGGCAAAAGAATTGAAATGTACTGCATATATGGTGGCACACCTCTACCACAGACAGTGTGGAATAAAGATGGTCGAGTACTGCAAGCAAGCGACCGAATAACACAAGGGAATTATGGAAAGTCGTTAATCATAAAGCATGTGAGTTTTGCGGATGGGGGAACATATACTTGCGACGTATCCAACGGGGTGGGCGATGCGAAATCATATTCGATAAATCTTAAAGTTGAAGCTATCCCCTACTTCACTCATGAGCCAGAAATCGAAAATAAGGCGGAAGGCGAGACAGCGATCTTTAGGTGTGAGGCTAGTGGTGTTCCCCAGCCCCAAATCAAGTGGATCCATAACGGAAAGCCTATTGAGGAGGCACCGCCTAATCCGAGGAGGAAAGTTACTGACAATATGGTCATCATTGAGAAATTGGTGAAGAAGGACACTGGAAACTATGGGTGCAACGCAACGAACTCTCTGGGTTACGTTTACAAAGACGTTTACGTCAATGTCCTTGCTATACCACCACAAATTACTCAGCCGCCGTCCAATGAGGCAACCGTTGATGGGAAAACTATTCGAATTACGTGCCGTGTTTTTGGTGCTCCTAAACCTGAAGTTAAATGGGTCAGAAACGGCATAGAACTCACTGGAGGTAGATACATAACCCTTGAATCTGGAGATCTTGAAATTGACAATGTCAACTTCCTTGATGCTGGGTCTTACACGTGTTACGCATCCAATAAATTTGGCCATGATAATGCCTCTGGTAATCTTGTGGTGAAAGAACACACGACCATCACTGATGAACCCGAGGACTACGAAGTCGCTGCCGGATCTACAGCGACATTCAG ATGTAATGCTGTGACAGATTCAAGTTTGTCACTGACAATTGACTGGCTGAGTAACGGAGAGCAGATAGATTTCGACATGGAGCCAAGGTTTATCAGGAGCACCGATTATTCATTGACTATCACAAAGACTACAGAATTGGATTCAGGAACGTACACATGTGTTGCTCGCACAGAGCTAGATGAAACAAAGGCTCAAGCAACATTAATAGTTCAAGATGTGCCGAACGCACCTCGCTTAGAGGGAGTACAGTGCAGAAAAGAAGAAGCCAATGTCCATTGGGTCCCTATGGGTGACAACAGAGCTCCCATTCTGCGATATACCATCCAATCCAACACCAGTTTCACACCTGATACGTGGGAGGCTGCTAAGGATGATGTTCCAGCCACAGAACAAACCTACATCGTCCCAATGACGCCATGGGCGAATTACACATTCCGTGTTTTAGCATGGAATAAAATAG GGGTATCGTCGCCGTCATCACGAAGTGAGGTTTGCACCACTCAGCCAGATGTACCTTATAAAAATCCAGACAACGTTGAAGGCAGGGGAACAGATCCGCAGAACATTGTCATTACATGGACGGTAATGGCTCAGATAGAGCACAATGCGCCAAAGTTCATGTACCGAGTGTTCTACAAGCGAGATATAACTGGCGAGGAATGGACAACGGAAGATGTATTAGACTGGAAAGTGCACAGGCTTCAGGTTGATAATCAGCCAACCTATCAGCGGTATAAGATCAAAGTCGTAGCCATTAATGAGGAAGGAGAGTGCAGGCAACAGCCAACTGAAGTCATAGGCTACTCAGGCGAAGATG TACCACAGCAAGCTCCTGGGAACTTTACGTTGTTGGAGGTAATAGGGAGTACAAGTGCTTCTCTCTCCTGGAACCCTGTACCTGAGGAGTCGATTAGAGGAGAATTTAAGGgatacaaaattcaaacgtgGACCGACAAAGATGGTGAAGAAGGGATGCGCGAGATTCATGTAAAGAATGATACAACCCACactcaattttccaaatttgttCCATACAGCAAAAACTACGTGAGGATTCTTGCGTACAATGGCAG ATACAATGGTCCATCTTCGGAGATACTGAACTTTGATACACCTGAAGGACTTCCAGGCACGGTTCAGTCTTTGGACGGCTTCCCTCTGGGATCTAGTGCGCTATATTTGGTGTGGAAAAAACCAGAAAGACCTAACGGCATTCTCATCGGATATAAAATTTACTATCACATTGTTCAGGGTACAAATGTTGGCCCTTTGTTAGAGAGAAAACCACATGTTACGAACCCAGAAATGACCAGGGTCAAACTGGCTGGCTTAGAACCAAGTACTAAGTATAGGATTCACATTCGGGCCATTACCAAGGCTGGGGAGGGTGAAGA CTATTACATAGAACGAACGACAGGCAGTGCACTACGATCTCCTCCAGAAAAGCCCGACTTCACATGGGACCGTATACCCACAGACAATGGGCTTGCAACCATCAGAGTTATTTGGCTTCCAAGTCGAGATGGAAATCCAGGCAGCCACTTCTATGTTAAATACAAGCTCAGGGGAGAGACTATCGAGGCCAGAACGCCGGATGAAATCAACAGTGACAGCACAGAG ATCCGTGGCCTTTTGAGGGGAGAAATTTATGTTATGTCTGTTGTCGCCATGGACGGAGATTTCTGGGCAGAAAGTTTGCCACAGGAAGTCGACACCAGTGGCGAAGATCCGTATATTCAACCGAAAGAAAACGTTGCCACTGCTGGATGGTTCATAG GAATGATGCTGGCTATTGCGTTCCTATTGCTGGTACTGATAATCGTGTGCGTAATAAAGCGTAATCGAGGTGGAAAATATGCCGTACACGAGAGAGAACTAGCGGCAGGTCGTGGCGATTATCCCGAAGAGGGTGGCGGTTTTCACGAATACTCACAGCCACTAGATACTAAGTCTGCAGGAGGTCGTGCCTCGCTCGCTTCTTCCTCGCATCAGGACGGAAAACATCCGGAGTCTGACACTGACTCGATGGCCGAATACGGAGAAGGAGATACGG AGGGTATGAACGAGGATGGGTCTTTCATTGGTCAATATGGTCGTCAGAAGAAGCAGGAACCTAATGCACAAGCGTTTGCTACGCTAGTTTGA